From a single Sparus aurata chromosome 13, fSpaAur1.1, whole genome shotgun sequence genomic region:
- the LOC115593859 gene encoding odorant receptor 131-2-like, with translation MLSVLQPKANITTYLQYQVSDEIMLFSTLSVGSSCSFFYINSVLLFTLRSKQVFCETSRYILLFNLLFADTATLVSNLLLYFLAFLGIRMSYYVCGPLILLSVFTITISPLTLAVMSFERFVAVCYPLRHAAIFTMRSLTIIIALVWSFSFIHILIRVFMLLYVFTTISLDLHMNDFCSMEAMFFTPIFNDFEEAHSSILFLSVGVVIFASYIGVALVARSASTGKASARKALQTLLLHLIQLSLILTSTLSSTIITSIARRVGRLTLIRIYNVCFVCLTILPRCLSALIYGLRDQTIRPALTQNLCCRWRCSLL, from the coding sequence ATGTTGTCTGTGTTGCAGCCAAAGGCTAATATCACCACTTATTTGCAGTATCAAGTATCAGATGAGATAATGTTGTTTAGCACGTTATCTGTGGGATCGAGCTGTTCTTTCTTCTACATTAACAGTGTTTTGCTGTTCACCCTGAGGTCAAAGCAGGTGTTTTGTGAGACATCCCGTTACATCCTGCTGTTCAACCTGCTCTTTGCAGATACTGCTACACTGGTGTCGAACCTTCTGCTCTACTTTCTGGCTTTTTTAGGAATAAGAATGTCATATTATGTATGTGGTCCCCTCATTCTGCTCTCAGTATTCACTATCACCATCTCCCCTCTCACCTTGGCTGTGATGTCATTTGAGAGATTTGTGGCTGTGTGCTATCCTCTGAGGCATGCTGCCATCTTTACCATGAGAAGCCTGACCATCATCATTGCTCTGGTGTGGTCCttcagttttattcacatcCTCATTCGAGTTTTTATGCTGTTATATGTATTCACAACAATCTCCCTAGATCTTCATATGAATGACTTTTGCAGTATGGAAGCAATGTTTTTCACACCAATCTTTAATGATTTTGAGGAAGCGCATTCCAGCATTCTCTTTCTGTCAGTTGGTGTAGTAATCTTTGCCTCCTACATTGGTGTAGCTCTGGTAGCAAGGTCTGCCTCAACAGGCAAAGCCTCAGCTAGAAAGGCTCTTCAAACACTTCTGCTTCACCTGATTCAGCTGAGCCTGATTCTTACCTCCACCTTGAGTTCCACCATCATAACATCCATTGCTAGAAGAGTAGGGAGATTAACCCTCATACGGATTTACAATGTATGCTTTGTGTGCCTGACTATCCTTCCAAGGTGTCTCAGTGCTCTCATCTATGGGCTCAGGGATCAAACCATCAGGCCTGCCCTCACGCAAAATCTGTGCTGTCGATGGAGATGCTCACTTCTCTGA